From Actinosynnema mirum DSM 43827, a single genomic window includes:
- a CDS encoding serine hydrolase domain-containing protein, producing MLDDVMAALDAVLPRLAAVTGTPGVAVAVATSEELRTAATGFADLAASTPMTAETVAPAGSLTKPVTGLAFARLVEAGAVGWDTPVDDVLPAGLRGPGAAPVTTAALAAHRGGYRSDIVTALAPSAPVEPILDYVRRRHGAGRAVEYGGALPLVAQPGPYSYSSFGIGVLGGVVEHLAGEPYEARVDREVFAAAGMTGTNVNGAVGATGYTAFGDWCVPSPPLRTAAYPGAGMNTSAADFARLLQSLLRTARGDRGLVGPDSLAAMTTPRVERPSPHGVRSFSGLTFELADPDLGEDWWWGHTAAFPWGFWWEARVWPHRDLAAVAVGNRWDMARFHNPATRSAPGLAVDWAGRWARSGAPAKLPDRDGGPRWTGPRPTPESSRWMGVLVGERTHGLLGVPEALPVAELTGGARSLGGGDASGWDPAAFGRGVAQARAVAPDPAALGALGRELGPAAALWMLECGASSADVTMPVGFYAGTAR from the coding sequence GTGCTCGACGACGTGATGGCGGCGCTCGACGCGGTCCTGCCCCGGTTGGCCGCCGTGACCGGCACCCCCGGTGTCGCGGTGGCGGTGGCGACGAGCGAGGAGCTCCGCACGGCCGCGACCGGGTTCGCCGACCTGGCCGCGAGCACGCCGATGACCGCCGAGACCGTCGCGCCCGCGGGCTCGCTCACCAAACCGGTCACCGGCCTGGCCTTCGCGCGACTGGTCGAGGCGGGCGCGGTCGGGTGGGACACGCCGGTCGACGACGTGCTCCCCGCCGGGCTGCGCGGTCCCGGCGCGGCGCCGGTCACCACCGCCGCGCTGGCCGCCCACCGGGGCGGCTACCGCAGCGACATCGTCACCGCCCTGGCGCCTTCCGCGCCGGTGGAGCCGATCCTCGACTACGTCCGGCGGCGGCACGGGGCCGGCCGCGCCGTCGAGTACGGCGGAGCGCTGCCGCTGGTGGCGCAACCGGGGCCGTACTCCTACTCCAGCTTCGGGATCGGCGTGCTCGGCGGCGTCGTCGAGCACCTGGCGGGCGAGCCGTACGAGGCCCGCGTCGACCGGGAGGTGTTCGCGGCGGCCGGGATGACGGGCACGAACGTCAACGGCGCCGTCGGGGCCACCGGCTACACGGCGTTCGGCGACTGGTGCGTGCCGAGCCCGCCGCTGCGGACGGCGGCCTATCCGGGGGCCGGGATGAACACCAGCGCGGCGGACTTCGCGCGGCTGCTCCAGTCCTTGCTGCGCACCGCCCGCGGCGACCGCGGCCTGGTCGGGCCGGACTCGCTCGCGGCGATGACGACCCCGCGCGTCGAGCGCCCGAGCCCGCACGGCGTCCGCTCGTTCTCCGGCCTGACGTTCGAGCTCGCCGACCCGGACCTGGGCGAGGACTGGTGGTGGGGGCACACGGCGGCGTTCCCGTGGGGGTTCTGGTGGGAGGCGCGGGTCTGGCCGCACCGGGACCTGGCCGCGGTCGCGGTGGGCAACCGGTGGGACATGGCCAGGTTCCACAACCCCGCCACCCGCAGCGCCCCCGGCCTGGCCGTGGACTGGGCGGGCCGCTGGGCGCGCTCCGGTGCGCCCGCGAAGCTCCCGGACCGGGACGGCGGCCCCCGGTGGACCGGTCCCCGGCCCACCCCGGAGAGCTCGCGCTGGATGGGCGTGCTGGTGGGGGAACGCACCCACGGCCTGCTCGGCGTGCCCGAGGCCCTGCCGGTCGCGGAGCTGACCGGCGGCGCGCGCTCCCTCGGCGGCGGGGACGCGTCCGGCTGGGACCCGGCGGCGTTCGGGCGGGGCGTGGCGCAGGCGCGGGCGGTGGCGCCGGACCCGGCCGCGCTCGGCGCGCTGGGCCGCGAACTCGGCCCGGCCGCGGCCCTGTGGATGCTGGAGTGCGGGGCGTCGAGCGCGGACGTCACGATGCCGGTCGGCTTCTACGCGGGGACGGCCCGGTGA
- a CDS encoding glycosyltransferase, which translates to MTRVLLSTYGTRGDVEPLLALAVELRALDAEVRVCAPPDAEFARRLAGLGIDAVPVGPPIRALMSGTTPPSAAELSRYRAELVDAQFSVLPSAVAGCDALVVAGLAQVAARSVAEAAGIRYAYATYAAVNLPSPHHAPPPRPGWPEPEGDNTTRWRLDADLVDAQFREPLNRHRAALGLPPVAAVRDHVHSDRPWLAADPLLGPWPPGHDLEVVQTGAWTAVDERPLPADLVEFLAAGAPPVYVGFGSIGPVPGVARSAVEAGRARGHRVLVSRGWADLDVVDGQDDCFAVGDVNHQRLFGELAAVIHHGGAGTTHTAARAGVPQVVVPIQVADNPYWAGQVAACGIGVALDGRTATAQTLAAALETALAPETRDRARALGAGIRTDGARRAARLLL; encoded by the coding sequence GTGACGCGGGTGCTGCTCTCGACGTACGGGACGCGCGGCGACGTCGAACCGCTGCTGGCCCTCGCGGTGGAGCTCCGCGCGCTCGACGCCGAGGTGCGGGTGTGCGCCCCGCCGGACGCGGAGTTCGCGCGGCGGCTGGCCGGTCTCGGGATCGACGCCGTGCCGGTGGGCCCGCCGATCCGGGCGCTGATGAGCGGCACGACCCCGCCGTCGGCGGCGGAGCTGTCCCGGTACCGCGCCGAGCTGGTCGACGCGCAGTTCTCCGTCCTCCCCTCGGCGGTCGCCGGGTGCGACGCGCTGGTCGTGGCGGGCCTGGCGCAGGTCGCCGCCCGCTCCGTGGCCGAGGCCGCGGGCATCCGGTACGCGTACGCGACCTACGCGGCGGTCAACCTGCCGTCACCGCACCACGCGCCGCCCCCGCGCCCCGGCTGGCCGGAGCCGGAGGGTGACAACACGACGCGGTGGAGGCTCGACGCCGACCTGGTCGACGCGCAGTTCCGCGAGCCGCTCAACCGCCACCGCGCCGCGCTCGGCCTGCCCCCGGTGGCCGCGGTGCGCGACCACGTCCACTCGGATCGACCGTGGCTGGCCGCAGACCCGCTCCTGGGCCCCTGGCCGCCGGGCCACGACCTGGAAGTGGTCCAGACCGGCGCGTGGACCGCGGTGGACGAACGCCCGCTGCCCGCCGACCTGGTGGAGTTCCTGGCCGCGGGCGCGCCACCGGTCTACGTGGGTTTCGGCAGCATCGGCCCGGTGCCCGGAGTCGCCCGCTCCGCGGTCGAGGCAGGCCGCGCCCGGGGTCACCGCGTCCTGGTTTCCCGTGGCTGGGCGGACCTGGACGTGGTCGACGGCCAGGACGACTGCTTCGCCGTCGGCGACGTCAACCACCAGCGCCTGTTCGGCGAACTGGCGGCGGTGATCCACCACGGCGGCGCGGGAACCACGCACACGGCCGCCAGGGCAGGCGTGCCGCAGGTGGTCGTCCCGATCCAGGTGGCCGACAACCCGTACTGGGCCGGTCAGGTGGCGGCCTGCGGGATCGGCGTGGCCCTGGACGGCCGAACGGCGACGGCGCAGACCCTGGCGGCGGCGCTGGAAACGGCGCTCGCCCCCGAAACCCGCGACCGGGCCAGGGCGCTGGGAGCCGGGATCCGCACCGACGGGGCGAGGAGGGCGGCACGCCTGCTGCTCTGA
- a CDS encoding NAD(P)H-binding protein → MIVVTGATGKLGRETALRLLDRVAPEQLGVCVRDPAKARDLAARGVRVRAGDFADPAGLAHAFEGATRVLVVSVDRTGEQAVRLHANAVRAAVDAGVERVVYTSHAGARPDSPFAPMPDHTATEDVLRSSGVGFTALRNGFYASTVLQLLAGALRTGELAVPEDGPVAWTAHADLAEAAALALTGDAPTGRTAPLTAGEALDAGGIAELASSVTGRAIRRVVVSDERYHADLVGHGVPEAGATMLVGLFAAARRGDFATADPTLTTLLGRPPTRLGAVLAEGIRRTP, encoded by the coding sequence ATGATCGTCGTCACCGGGGCCACCGGCAAGCTCGGCCGCGAGACCGCGCTGAGGCTTCTGGACCGCGTCGCGCCCGAGCAGCTCGGGGTGTGCGTCCGCGACCCCGCCAAGGCGCGGGACCTCGCCGCGCGCGGCGTCCGGGTCCGCGCGGGCGACTTCGCCGACCCGGCCGGTCTCGCGCACGCCTTCGAGGGCGCGACGCGGGTGCTCGTCGTGTCGGTCGACCGGACCGGCGAGCAGGCCGTGCGCCTGCACGCCAACGCCGTGCGCGCCGCCGTCGACGCGGGCGTGGAACGCGTCGTCTACACCAGCCACGCGGGCGCCCGCCCCGACTCGCCGTTCGCGCCGATGCCCGACCACACCGCCACCGAGGACGTGCTGCGGTCGTCCGGGGTGGGGTTCACCGCGCTGCGCAACGGCTTCTACGCCTCGACGGTGCTCCAGCTGCTCGCCGGGGCGCTGCGCACCGGGGAGCTGGCCGTGCCGGAGGACGGCCCCGTGGCGTGGACGGCGCACGCCGACCTCGCGGAGGCGGCGGCGCTGGCGCTGACCGGCGACGCCCCGACCGGGCGCACCGCCCCGCTAACGGCGGGGGAGGCGCTGGACGCCGGGGGGATCGCCGAACTGGCGTCGTCGGTGACCGGCAGGGCGATCAGGCGGGTGGTGGTGTCGGACGAGCGGTACCACGCCGACCTGGTCGGGCACGGCGTGCCGGAGGCGGGGGCGACGATGCTCGTCGGCCTGTTCGCGGCGGCGCGACGCGGCGACTTCGCCACCGCGGACCCGACCCTCACGACGCTGCTCGGCCGCCCGCCGACGCGGCTCGGCGCGGTGCTGGCGGAGGGGATCCGGCGGACGCCCTGA
- a CDS encoding LysR family transcriptional regulator, with the protein MPVESRPLRYFVAVAQELNFARAAERLAISAPPLSRAIRKLEADLGVVLFERDTHRVALTPAGRVLLEQARRALEALDAAVARTRRAGEDEPKLVLAVKADSDAGLLTAILDRFAAQQDATPVSVRLCGWNEQAGLLRRGEADVALAHRPFDETGLDWEVVAAERPVAAVPVAHPLAGRDSATLTELDLPFRTDDEFGRHREALVARHGVRDLPQLLKLVELGEFVTLVPDSVAVRYPRPGVAYLRVPDAPPVELAVVWPGESRSRAVAALVRAAVAAHDVTAATSGSGAA; encoded by the coding sequence ATGCCGGTCGAGTCGCGTCCGCTGCGGTACTTCGTCGCCGTCGCGCAGGAGCTGAACTTCGCCCGCGCCGCCGAGCGGCTGGCGATCTCCGCGCCGCCGCTGTCCCGCGCGATCCGCAAGCTGGAGGCGGACCTCGGCGTGGTGCTGTTCGAGCGGGACACCCACCGGGTCGCCCTCACCCCCGCCGGGCGGGTGCTGCTGGAGCAGGCGCGGCGGGCGCTGGAGGCGCTCGACGCGGCCGTCGCGCGGACCCGCAGGGCGGGCGAGGACGAGCCGAAGCTGGTGCTCGCGGTGAAGGCGGACAGCGACGCGGGCCTGCTGACGGCGATCCTCGACCGGTTCGCGGCGCAGCAGGACGCGACGCCGGTGTCGGTGCGGCTGTGCGGCTGGAACGAGCAGGCCGGGCTGCTGCGCCGGGGCGAGGCCGACGTGGCGCTGGCGCACCGGCCGTTCGACGAGACCGGCCTGGACTGGGAGGTGGTCGCCGCGGAGCGCCCGGTGGCCGCGGTGCCGGTCGCGCACCCGCTGGCGGGCCGGGACTCGGCGACGCTCACCGAGCTGGACCTGCCGTTCCGCACCGACGACGAGTTCGGGCGGCACCGCGAGGCGCTCGTGGCGCGGCACGGGGTCCGCGACCTGCCGCAACTGCTGAAGCTCGTGGAGCTGGGCGAGTTCGTGACGCTGGTGCCGGACTCGGTGGCGGTCCGCTACCCGCGTCCGGGCGTCGCCTACCTGCGGGTCCCGGACGCGCCACCGGTCGAGCTGGCGGTGGTGTGGCCTGGGGAGTCCCGGTCGCGGGCGGTGGCGGCGCTGGTGCGCGCAGCGGTAGCCGCGCACGACGTCACCGCTGCGACGAGTGGATCTGGGGCTGCTTGA
- a CDS encoding cupin domain-containing protein codes for MIPEDDPSRSLTVANPDAPGTTHVSLVGNTYAMLISGEQTNGRYCLIEMRVPDGGGPPPHRHDFEEMFTVLEGEIEFTFRGEKHVVPAGTTINIPANAPHNFRNTSGAPARMLCMCTPAGQDEYFLRIGDVIEGRDAPAPQLTPEEQAERRKRAADLASRYRSVFL; via the coding sequence GTGATCCCCGAAGACGACCCGTCCCGCTCGCTGACCGTCGCGAACCCCGACGCCCCCGGCACGACCCACGTGTCGCTGGTGGGCAACACCTACGCGATGCTGATCTCCGGCGAGCAGACGAACGGCCGGTACTGCCTGATCGAGATGCGCGTCCCCGACGGCGGCGGCCCGCCCCCGCACCGCCACGACTTCGAGGAGATGTTCACCGTCCTGGAGGGCGAGATCGAGTTCACCTTCCGCGGCGAGAAGCACGTCGTGCCCGCCGGGACCACCATCAACATCCCGGCCAACGCCCCGCACAACTTCCGCAACACCTCCGGCGCCCCCGCCCGGATGCTGTGCATGTGCACGCCCGCCGGTCAGGACGAGTACTTCCTGCGGATCGGCGACGTCATCGAGGGCAGGGACGCCCCGGCGCCGCAGCTCACCCCGGAGGAGCAGGCCGAACGCCGCAAGCGCGCCGCCGACCTCGCGTCGCGGTACCGGTCCGTGTTCCTCTGA
- a CDS encoding NADP-dependent oxidoreductase, which yields MKAVRFHQFGGPEVLVHEDVEQPTPGPGQVRIRVAATSFNGVDGNIRAGVMQGPIPVELPHTPGIDVAGTVDALGDGVTDVAVGDAVIGFLPMTGPGAAAEYAIAPADALTGAPKGIPLADAAALPLVGLTAWQALFDHGGLIAGQRVLINGAGGAVGGYAVQLAKELRAHVIATAGPGSAARVEAAGADEVVDHTAVDVPSAVTEPVDLVLNLAPVTPEQLAALVPLIRDGGVLVNTTVWMPAPSDEARNVRGVNLFVRSDADQLADLAARVSTGELHVEVAQRVALADLPALHAEAGAGRLPGKTVVLAPTA from the coding sequence ATGAAGGCAGTGCGCTTCCACCAGTTCGGCGGCCCCGAGGTCCTGGTCCACGAGGACGTCGAGCAGCCCACCCCCGGCCCCGGACAGGTCAGGATCCGCGTCGCCGCGACCTCCTTCAACGGCGTCGACGGCAACATCCGCGCCGGGGTCATGCAGGGCCCCATCCCGGTCGAGCTGCCCCACACCCCCGGCATCGATGTCGCGGGCACGGTCGACGCGCTCGGCGACGGCGTCACCGACGTCGCGGTCGGCGACGCGGTCATCGGCTTCCTCCCGATGACCGGCCCCGGCGCCGCCGCCGAGTACGCGATCGCCCCGGCCGACGCCCTGACCGGCGCGCCCAAGGGCATCCCGCTGGCCGACGCGGCGGCGCTCCCGCTGGTGGGCCTGACCGCCTGGCAGGCGCTGTTCGACCACGGCGGCCTGATCGCGGGCCAGCGGGTGCTGATCAACGGCGCGGGCGGCGCGGTCGGCGGGTACGCCGTGCAGCTGGCCAAGGAGCTGCGCGCCCACGTGATCGCCACGGCCGGCCCCGGCAGCGCCGCGCGGGTCGAGGCGGCGGGCGCCGACGAGGTGGTCGACCACACCGCCGTCGACGTGCCCTCGGCGGTGACCGAGCCCGTCGACCTCGTGCTCAACCTCGCGCCGGTCACCCCGGAGCAGCTGGCCGCGCTGGTCCCGCTGATCCGCGACGGCGGCGTCCTGGTGAACACCACCGTGTGGATGCCCGCCCCGTCCGACGAGGCCAGGAACGTGCGCGGCGTCAACCTGTTCGTCCGCAGCGACGCCGACCAGCTCGCCGACCTCGCGGCCCGCGTCAGCACCGGCGAGCTGCACGTCGAGGTGGCCCAGCGGGTGGCGCTGGCCGACCTGCCCGCGCTCCACGCCGAGGCGGGCGCGGGACGGCTGCCGGGCAAGACCGTCGTCCTCGCGCCCACCGCCTGA
- a CDS encoding helix-turn-helix domain-containing protein — protein sequence MKHHEFGDAVRQLRESTAPSTVGLPVGRRRVRGLRREELGELAGMSADYVRRLEQGRSHPSAGVVNAIARALRVGRADYERLCGLAGYAAVDGQVPAEIGPGAARLLERFTDTPMFVSDAAMNIIAVNSAFLALGHWELTGDPWDWNVAWRTFCDPFHGFRQSAADATDHETVLVARLRAALLRYPADAQLAALIDETRSRSGLFDTLWREPRPVTAYESSAAFVHPDGGAVTLVGNLLAIPGDDLAALMLTAAPGSADAARLAELVDSAGEPTITKVGRRGPG from the coding sequence GTGAAGCACCACGAGTTCGGCGACGCCGTGCGCCAGTTGCGGGAGAGCACGGCTCCCTCCACCGTCGGGTTGCCGGTCGGCCGCAGGCGGGTCCGCGGACTGCGGCGGGAGGAGCTCGGTGAGCTCGCCGGGATGTCCGCCGACTACGTGCGCCGCTTGGAGCAGGGGCGCAGCCACCCGTCGGCCGGGGTCGTGAACGCCATCGCCCGCGCGTTGCGGGTCGGCCGGGCGGATTACGAGCGGCTCTGCGGGTTGGCCGGGTACGCCGCCGTGGACGGTCAGGTGCCCGCCGAGATCGGGCCCGGCGCGGCCAGGTTGTTGGAGCGGTTCACGGACACGCCGATGTTCGTCTCGGACGCGGCCATGAACATCATCGCCGTGAACAGCGCGTTCCTCGCCCTGGGGCACTGGGAGCTCACCGGCGACCCCTGGGACTGGAACGTCGCCTGGCGCACGTTCTGCGACCCGTTCCACGGCTTCCGCCAGTCCGCCGCCGACGCCACCGACCACGAGACCGTCCTGGTGGCACGCCTGCGCGCCGCCCTGCTGCGCTACCCGGCCGACGCCCAGCTCGCCGCCCTGATCGACGAGACGCGCAGCCGCAGCGGCCTGTTCGACACCCTCTGGCGCGAACCGCGACCGGTGACCGCCTACGAGAGCAGCGCCGCGTTCGTCCACCCCGACGGCGGCGCCGTCACGCTCGTCGGCAACCTGCTCGCCATCCCCGGCGACGACCTGGCCGCCCTGATGCTCACCGCCGCGCCCGGCTCGGCCGACGCGGCGCGGCTCGCGGAGCTCGTCGACAGCGCGGGGGAGCCGACGATCACGAAGGTGGGCCGGCGCGGCCCAGGATAA
- a CDS encoding PQQ-binding-like beta-propeller repeat protein encodes MGHPHRATVGGGGLHRLWVRSLAVVGPVVFSGSDDGALRRWDAETGLPLGEPISAAPVRGMTARGAADGLVIATGSPDALIAVWRPTA; translated from the coding sequence ATGGGACATCCGCACCGGGCAACGGTTGGCGGGGGAGGCCTGCACCGGCTCTGGGTGCGCTCGCTGGCGGTGGTCGGCCCGGTGGTGTTCAGCGGTTCCGACGACGGCGCCCTGCGCCGCTGGGACGCCGAGACCGGCCTCCCGCTCGGCGAACCGATCTCAGCCGCCCCGGTCCGCGGGATGACCGCCCGAGGCGCCGCGGACGGCCTGGTGATCGCCACCGGTTCACCCGACGCGCTCATCGCGGTGTGGCGGCCGACCGCATGA
- a CDS encoding endo-beta-N-acetylglucosaminidase H — MVFGARRIGAVVAAVLVLSGGTAASAGEFAKTGPVSVAYVEVNNHSMANVGKYELVGGGNVFDIGVIFAANINYDTATKSAYLHFNPNVQRVLDNVATEVRPLQAKGIKVTLSVLGNHQGAGFANFPSEQAAGAFARQLADAVERYGLDGIDFDDEYAEYGRNGTGQPNASSFVHLVTALRAAMPADKLITLYNIGPAASRLSHGGVDVTSKFDYAWNPYYGTWSVPRMALPKAALSPAAVQIGATSTTTAANFARRTVSEGYGVYLTYNLGGGDSHAYISAFTRELYGSEARYTG; from the coding sequence ATGGTGTTCGGAGCCAGGCGGATCGGCGCGGTCGTGGCGGCGGTCCTGGTGTTGAGCGGTGGGACCGCGGCCTCGGCGGGCGAGTTCGCGAAGACCGGGCCGGTCTCCGTGGCGTACGTCGAGGTGAACAACCACAGCATGGCGAACGTCGGCAAGTACGAGCTGGTCGGGGGCGGGAACGTCTTCGACATCGGGGTGATCTTCGCGGCGAACATCAACTACGACACCGCGACGAAGTCGGCCTACCTGCACTTCAACCCGAACGTGCAGCGGGTGCTGGACAACGTGGCCACCGAGGTCCGGCCCCTGCAGGCCAAGGGGATCAAGGTGACGCTGTCGGTCCTGGGGAACCACCAGGGCGCCGGGTTCGCGAACTTCCCGAGCGAGCAGGCGGCCGGGGCGTTCGCGCGGCAGTTGGCCGACGCCGTGGAGAGGTACGGGTTGGACGGGATCGACTTCGACGACGAGTACGCGGAGTACGGGCGGAACGGGACGGGGCAGCCGAACGCCAGTTCGTTCGTGCACCTGGTGACGGCGCTGCGGGCGGCGATGCCCGCGGACAAGCTGATCACGTTGTACAACATCGGGCCTGCGGCTTCGCGGCTGTCGCACGGCGGGGTGGACGTGACGTCGAAGTTCGACTACGCGTGGAACCCGTACTACGGGACGTGGAGCGTGCCGCGGATGGCGTTGCCGAAGGCGGCGCTTTCGCCTGCGGCGGTGCAGATCGGGGCCACGTCGACCACGACGGCGGCGAACTTCGCGCGGCGGACGGTGAGCGAGGGGTATGGGGTGTACCTGACGTACAACCTCGGTGGCGGGGACTCGCACGCGTACATCTCGGCGTTCACGAGGGAGTTGTACGGCTCGGAGGCCCGGTACACCGGGTAG
- a CDS encoding FecCD family ABC transporter permease, with protein MVVSLALGAEPLRVGGVWASVVGAGGDPVYDVIVWDLRAPRVVTGAAVGAGLALAGAVLQTLVRNPLADPHLLGVSSGASVGATLVIVTGALGGLGVWALSVGALVGAGVAALLVLGVSAVQGGLAPLRLVLTGVVLSAALSSVSSFVVFVGGEPEAAQAVLHWLLGSLSGATWAGAWPVVGVVVASALALVAVHGWLDALAGGEELAATLGVPVRGVRIGLFVVTSVLVGVLVAVSGGIGFVGLVVPHLARLAVGARHLAVLPVAALGGAVLLVWVDVAARVLVRPQEMPLSVVTGLVGAPVFLVLLGRKRYGFSG; from the coding sequence GTGGTTGTCTCCCTCGCTCTAGGGGCGGAACCGCTGCGGGTTGGCGGGGTTTGGGCGAGCGTGGTCGGGGCCGGGGGTGATCCGGTGTACGACGTGATCGTGTGGGACCTGCGGGCGCCGCGCGTGGTGACCGGGGCCGCGGTGGGGGCGGGATTGGCGTTGGCGGGGGCTGTGCTGCAGACGCTGGTGCGGAACCCGTTGGCCGACCCGCACTTGTTGGGGGTGTCGTCGGGGGCTTCGGTCGGGGCGACGTTGGTGATCGTCACGGGTGCGCTTGGCGGGCTCGGGGTTTGGGCGTTGTCGGTGGGGGCGCTGGTCGGGGCTGGGGTGGCGGCGCTGCTGGTGCTCGGGGTTTCGGCGGTGCAGGGTGGGCTTGCGCCGTTGCGGTTGGTGCTGACCGGGGTGGTGCTGTCGGCGGCTTTGTCCTCGGTGTCGAGCTTTGTGGTGTTCGTCGGCGGGGAGCCGGAGGCCGCCCAGGCGGTGCTGCACTGGTTGTTGGGCAGCTTGTCCGGGGCCACGTGGGCTGGGGCCTGGCCGGTGGTGGGGGTGGTGGTGGCGTCGGCGCTGGCGCTGGTGGCGGTGCACGGGTGGTTGGACGCGTTGGCCGGTGGTGAGGAGCTTGCTGCCACGTTGGGGGTTCCGGTTCGTGGGGTGCGGATCGGGTTGTTCGTGGTGACCTCGGTGTTGGTCGGGGTGCTCGTCGCGGTGTCGGGTGGTATCGGGTTCGTGGGGTTGGTCGTTCCGCACCTGGCGCGGTTGGCGGTGGGGGCGCGGCACTTGGCGGTGCTGCCGGTCGCGGCGCTTGGCGGGGCGGTGCTGCTGGTGTGGGTGGACGTGGCGGCCCGTGTGCTGGTGCGTCCGCAGGAGATGCCGTTGAGCGTGGTCACCGGGCTGGTGGGCGCGCCGGTGTTCCTGGTTCTGCTGGGGCGCAAGCGTTATGGGTTCTCCGGGTGA
- a CDS encoding ABC transporter substrate-binding protein: MVNCGEEVSYPSPAQRLFVNQGNRIATVLALGAADRVAAVSSVGDDRDVLAAAYGAEVVDGLVVATEGQPSLENVVARRADVVVSWFGDGDAVSPERLAERSIAAYQSTEGCRKGTGAERGTVEPWEALRTDLRGLGRITGREGRAEEVVRGIEERLGALAAAPAAAERPSVFLFDRGTSDVYSSGAYGAPQAIIEAAGARNALGDLEESWTSVSWERVVAARPDFIAFVDYGRQSFEDKVAVLRTNPATRDLPAVVEGRFLNLPFAMWTSSPLNVDAAEHLRGALEAGNLVPRSGIEARLDVPG; this comes from the coding sequence GTGGTCAACTGCGGTGAGGAGGTCTCCTACCCGAGTCCGGCCCAGCGGTTGTTCGTCAACCAGGGCAACCGGATCGCCACCGTGCTCGCCCTCGGCGCGGCGGACCGGGTGGCCGCGGTGAGCAGCGTCGGTGACGATCGGGACGTGCTCGCCGCGGCTTACGGGGCCGAGGTGGTGGACGGGCTCGTGGTCGCGACCGAGGGGCAGCCTTCGTTGGAGAACGTGGTCGCGCGGCGGGCCGACGTGGTGGTGTCGTGGTTCGGCGACGGGGACGCCGTGTCGCCGGAGCGGTTGGCGGAGCGGTCGATCGCCGCCTACCAGTCCACCGAGGGGTGTCGGAAGGGGACGGGGGCAGAGCGCGGCACGGTGGAGCCCTGGGAGGCGTTGCGGACCGACCTGCGCGGGTTGGGGCGGATCACCGGGCGGGAGGGGCGGGCCGAGGAGGTGGTGCGCGGGATCGAGGAGCGGTTGGGCGCGTTGGCAGCCGCTCCCGCGGCTGCGGAGCGGCCCTCGGTGTTCCTGTTCGACCGGGGGACTTCGGACGTCTACTCCAGCGGGGCTTACGGCGCGCCTCAGGCGATCATCGAGGCGGCGGGGGCGCGGAACGCGTTGGGGGACCTGGAGGAGTCCTGGACTTCGGTGTCGTGGGAGCGGGTCGTCGCGGCGCGGCCGGACTTCATCGCGTTCGTCGACTACGGCAGGCAGAGCTTCGAGGACAAGGTGGCGGTGCTGCGGACCAACCCGGCCACCAGGGACCTGCCCGCCGTCGTGGAGGGGCGGTTCCTGAACCTGCCGTTCGCGATGTGGACGAGCAGCCCGTTGAACGTGGACGCCGCCGAGCACCTGCGGGGCGCGCTGGAGGCGGGGAACCTGGTGCCGCGCAGCGGGATCGAGGCGCGGCTGGACGTGCCGGGCTGA
- a CDS encoding class I SAM-dependent methyltransferase: MTDQPNPLPDLLARWDVQQTAYIADRDRVYEVMFEVLAHLKPAEDLVVLDLACGPGAISGRLLGLLPKARSVAVDVDPVLLAIGEGALGDVDGRLRWVRADLRDPDWPDALGADGVDGTFDAVLSSTALHWLDPAVLTATYRRALRLLRPDGVLLNADYLPHPPGSRLREASDAIALSRRERALAGGAESWERWWEAVQAEPSLADALARRAALWPEGARDWTGASHRFHEAALLDAGFTEAGVVWQDLQERVVVALR; encoded by the coding sequence GTGACCGACCAGCCCAACCCGCTGCCCGACCTGCTCGCCCGCTGGGACGTGCAGCAGACCGCCTACATCGCCGACCGCGACCGCGTGTACGAGGTCATGTTCGAGGTGCTCGCCCACCTGAAGCCGGCCGAGGACCTCGTGGTGCTCGACCTGGCCTGCGGGCCCGGCGCGATCAGCGGCAGGTTGCTGGGCCTGCTGCCGAAGGCGCGCTCGGTGGCCGTGGACGTCGACCCGGTGCTCCTGGCGATCGGCGAGGGCGCGCTCGGCGACGTGGACGGCCGCCTGCGCTGGGTGCGCGCGGACCTGCGCGACCCGGACTGGCCCGACGCCCTGGGCGCCGACGGCGTGGACGGCACGTTCGACGCGGTCCTGTCCAGCACGGCCCTGCACTGGCTGGACCCGGCCGTGCTGACCGCCACCTACCGCCGCGCCCTGCGACTGCTGCGCCCGGACGGCGTGCTGCTCAACGCCGACTACCTGCCGCACCCGCCGGGGAGCAGGCTGCGCGAGGCGAGCGACGCGATCGCCCTGTCACGACGCGAACGCGCGCTGGCCGGGGGAGCGGAGTCCTGGGAGCGCTGGTGGGAGGCGGTGCAGGCCGAACCGTCGCTGGCGGACGCGCTGGCCCGACGTGCGGCCCTGTGGCCGGAAGGCGCCCGCGACTGGACCGGCGCCTCGCACCGCTTCCACGAGGCCGCGCTGCTCGACGCCGGTTTCACGGAGGCGGGCGTGGTGTGGCAGGACCTGCAGGAGCGCGTCGTCGTGGCCCTGCGCTGA